The Streptomyces kanamyceticus genome window below encodes:
- a CDS encoding HAD family hydrolase, whose protein sequence is MNHIDAESSPAILLFDMFGVIARHQSQDGKDRLAALADVPETAFWDAYWGLRQPYDRGDVTGPAYWRRVADALGTHVDERRIARLVEADIASWSAVDETMVALIEELAAAGRPIALLSNIPEELTAHYEERHSWLKRFQVRAFSCRIGHAKPEPGAYLWCLEALGAAPDDVLFIDDREENIRAAEAVGLRGHLFTSPAKLREALGLSV, encoded by the coding sequence ATGAACCACATCGACGCCGAGTCCAGCCCCGCGATCCTCCTCTTCGACATGTTCGGCGTCATCGCGCGCCACCAGTCACAGGACGGCAAGGACCGCCTCGCGGCGCTCGCGGACGTCCCCGAAACCGCCTTCTGGGACGCCTATTGGGGGCTGCGTCAGCCGTACGACCGCGGGGACGTGACAGGCCCCGCGTACTGGCGGCGGGTGGCCGACGCACTCGGCACGCACGTCGACGAGCGGCGGATCGCGCGCCTCGTCGAGGCCGACATCGCCAGTTGGAGCGCCGTCGACGAGACCATGGTCGCGCTGATCGAGGAACTCGCGGCGGCGGGCAGGCCGATCGCGCTCCTGTCCAACATCCCCGAGGAGCTGACCGCCCACTACGAAGAGCGGCATTCCTGGCTCAAGCGGTTCCAGGTGCGCGCCTTCTCCTGCCGCATCGGCCACGCCAAGCCCGAGCCGGGCGCCTATCTCTGGTGCCTGGAGGCCCTGGGTGCCGCTCCGGACGACGTCTTGTTCATCGACGACCGCGAGGAGAACATCCGGGCCGCCGAGGCGGTCGGTCTGCGCGGGCACCTCTTCACCTCCCCCGCGAAGCTGAGGGAAGCGCTCGGCCTCAGCGTGTGA
- a CDS encoding cytochrome P450, translated as MAQTTRPATGNTNTTGPTGLAKGFRSAEQGWPELHRIPHPPRRVPLLGDVLGVNVRTPLQDSMRMADRLGPIFRRKAFGKEFVFVSGADLAADLADESRFAKHVGLGVANLRPVAGDGLFTAYNHEPNWQLAHDILAPGFSRDAMAGYHPLMLDVARQLTARWDEREAAGDAVDVPGDMTKLTLETIARTGFGHDFGSFERAAPHPFVTAMVGTLSFAQRRNVVPPLLGPLLLRGADRRNDADMAYLNRTVDEVVAARRAAGGSGGGQGDLLDRMLEVAHPDTGERLSAENIRRQVITFLVAGHETTSGALSFALHYLSLHPDVLARARAEVDEVWGADGEPAYEQVAKLRYLRRVLDESLRLWPTAPGFAREAREDTTLGGVHPMRRGAWALVLATMLHRDPAAWGENAAEFDPDRFAPSAVRARPAHVFKPFGTGARACIGRQFALHEATLVLGLLLRRYDLHADPGYRLRIAERLTLMPDGLTLRLGRRAGAA; from the coding sequence ATGGCGCAGACGACGCGGCCCGCGACGGGGAACACGAACACCACCGGCCCCACCGGGCTCGCGAAGGGTTTCCGCAGCGCGGAGCAGGGCTGGCCCGAGCTGCACCGGATCCCGCATCCGCCGCGCCGCGTCCCGCTGCTCGGCGACGTGCTCGGCGTCAACGTCCGCACCCCGCTGCAGGATTCGATGCGGATGGCCGACCGGCTCGGGCCGATCTTCCGGCGGAAGGCCTTCGGCAAGGAGTTCGTCTTCGTGTCGGGGGCCGACCTCGCCGCCGACCTCGCGGACGAGTCACGGTTCGCCAAGCACGTGGGCCTCGGCGTCGCCAACCTCCGCCCCGTGGCGGGCGACGGGCTCTTCACCGCGTACAACCACGAGCCCAACTGGCAGCTCGCGCACGACATCCTCGCCCCCGGGTTCAGCCGGGACGCGATGGCGGGCTACCACCCGCTGATGCTGGACGTCGCACGGCAGCTGACCGCCCGGTGGGACGAGCGGGAGGCGGCGGGCGACGCGGTGGACGTGCCCGGCGACATGACGAAGCTGACCCTGGAGACCATCGCCCGCACCGGCTTCGGCCACGACTTCGGCTCCTTCGAACGGGCCGCGCCGCACCCCTTCGTGACGGCCATGGTCGGCACGCTCTCCTTCGCCCAGCGCCGCAACGTGGTGCCGCCGCTGCTCGGCCCGCTGCTGCTGCGCGGCGCCGACCGGCGCAACGACGCCGACATGGCCTACCTCAACCGCACCGTCGACGAGGTGGTCGCGGCCCGCCGCGCCGCCGGTGGCTCCGGCGGCGGCCAGGGCGATCTGCTCGACCGGATGCTGGAGGTCGCCCACCCCGACACCGGGGAGCGGCTCTCCGCCGAGAACATCCGCCGCCAGGTCATCACCTTCCTGGTCGCGGGGCACGAGACGACGTCCGGCGCGCTGTCGTTCGCGCTGCACTACTTGTCGCTCCACCCCGATGTGCTCGCCCGCGCGCGTGCCGAGGTCGACGAGGTCTGGGGAGCCGACGGCGAGCCCGCCTACGAGCAGGTGGCCAAGCTCCGCTATCTACGCCGGGTGCTCGACGAATCGCTGCGACTGTGGCCGACCGCGCCGGGCTTCGCGCGCGAGGCCCGCGAGGACACCACGCTCGGCGGCGTCCATCCGATGCGCAGGGGCGCCTGGGCGCTGGTCCTCGCGACGATGCTGCACCGCGACCCGGCGGCCTGGGGCGAGAACGCGGCGGAGTTCGATCCCGACCGGTTCGCGCCATCGGCGGTACGCGCGAGGCCCGCGCACGTCTTCAAACCGTTCGGCACCGGAGCGCGTGCCTGCATCGGCCGTCAGTTCGCGCTCCACGAGGCCACGTTGGTCCTCGGACTGCTGTTGCGCCGCTACGACCTGCACGCCGATCCCGGCTACCGGCTGCGGATCGCCGAGCGCCTGACCCTCATGCCGGACGGCCTCACGCTGCGGCTCGGCCGCCGCGCCGGGGCCGCGTAG
- a CDS encoding MFS transporter: protein MENSVDSRLRAARRATFGYFALNGFLMGMWIVHIPAIEDRAGISHAVLGWLLLLLGGGAFVGMQIVGPLTDRIGARTVVPVSAALCSVTLVLPGIATNVWALGAALLALGFGNGCLDVSMNAHAVQVEHGYRRPVMSAFHATFSIGGVLAALVGARTLSWGWSPAATLAVIAAAGLAAAALAAPALLRAERADPEAGAAAATVKRRTPRRIWFLAALALTLMLCEGVANDWSVLHLRDVLDAPAATAALAYGAFATAMTVGRLLADRVAARFGPVAILRYGAGVAAVGLTVAALSPWIPMALIGWTVFGAGLSGCIPQLFSAAGHADRDAAGANVSRVAGLGYLGMLAGPAVIGPLTHFIPLNLTFLLPVAFCVVAVCAAGVVRPSRAPSDVTPAVRS from the coding sequence ATGGAGAACAGCGTGGACAGCAGACTGCGGGCCGCCCGGCGGGCCACATTCGGCTACTTCGCCCTGAACGGCTTCCTCATGGGGATGTGGATCGTCCACATCCCCGCGATCGAGGACCGCGCGGGGATCAGTCACGCCGTGCTCGGCTGGCTCCTGCTGCTGCTCGGCGGGGGCGCCTTCGTGGGGATGCAGATCGTCGGCCCGCTCACGGACCGGATCGGCGCGCGCACCGTCGTACCGGTGAGCGCCGCGCTGTGCAGCGTCACCCTGGTGCTGCCGGGCATCGCCACCAACGTCTGGGCGCTCGGCGCGGCGCTCCTCGCGCTCGGCTTCGGCAACGGCTGCCTGGACGTCAGCATGAACGCCCACGCCGTCCAGGTCGAGCACGGCTACCGACGGCCCGTCATGTCCGCCTTTCACGCCACGTTCTCCATCGGCGGCGTCCTCGCGGCCCTGGTCGGGGCCCGCACGCTCAGCTGGGGCTGGAGCCCCGCGGCGACGCTCGCCGTGATCGCCGCGGCTGGTCTCGCGGCCGCCGCGCTGGCCGCCCCGGCGCTGCTCCGCGCCGAGCGCGCGGACCCGGAAGCCGGAGCGGCGGCGGCGACGGTCAAGCGCCGCACTCCCCGGCGGATCTGGTTCCTCGCGGCCCTCGCCCTGACGCTGATGCTCTGCGAAGGCGTCGCCAACGACTGGAGCGTGTTGCACCTGCGCGACGTCCTCGACGCGCCCGCCGCCACCGCGGCCCTCGCCTACGGAGCCTTCGCCACCGCCATGACGGTGGGCAGGCTGCTCGCCGACCGGGTGGCCGCCCGCTTCGGCCCGGTCGCCATCCTCCGCTACGGCGCGGGCGTGGCCGCGGTCGGTCTCACCGTGGCCGCGCTCTCCCCGTGGATTCCGATGGCCCTGATCGGCTGGACCGTGTTCGGCGCGGGCCTCTCCGGCTGCATACCGCAGCTCTTCAGTGCCGCGGGCCACGCTGACCGGGACGCGGCGGGCGCCAACGTCTCGCGCGTCGCGGGGCTCGGCTACCTCGGCATGCTGGCGGGCCCCGCCGTCATCGGACCGCTGACCCACTTCATCCCGCTCAACCTGACGTTCCTCCTGCCGGTGGCGTTCTGCGTGGTCGCCGTCTGCGCGGCGGGTGTCGTGCGCCCGAGCCGGGCGCCGAGCGACGTCACGCCCGCCGTGCGATCGTGA
- a CDS encoding class I SAM-dependent methyltransferase, which yields MYSDADTAALYDLLNPWDGTRHYSDAFYNGLVMRADAALDVGCGTGVMLHQARARGHAGRLVGLDPSAAMLDRARRRADVEWVHGVAADASP from the coding sequence ATGTACTCCGACGCCGACACCGCCGCCCTCTACGACCTCCTCAACCCGTGGGACGGCACCCGCCATTACTCCGACGCCTTCTACAACGGCCTCGTCATGCGGGCCGACGCCGCCCTCGACGTGGGCTGCGGAACCGGCGTCATGCTGCACCAGGCACGCGCGCGTGGGCACGCGGGACGGCTCGTCGGCCTCGACCCGTCCGCCGCCATGCTCGACCGGGCGCGTCGGCGCGCGGACGTCGAGTGGGTGCACGGCGTGGCGGCGGACGCTTCTCCTTAG
- a CDS encoding DeoR/GlpR family DNA-binding transcription regulator: MASTDRLRQITDAVREAGRMGVTELAGLTGASEMTIRRDLETLADQGVLERYRGGARSLLLRGEEPPFALREQDGIEAKRRIAAEVAGLIADGESVVVDSGTTCLEVARVLAHRRVTVMPLSLHAVHALTGAPQVTLLVPGGRPRPGELALTGPLTAASLAALRFDTAVIGCCGLTAADGLTAYDLDDAAVKRAAIGSARRVIAVAEAAKLSRTALAFVAPATALHAVVTDTSARDEETDALATAGVTVRKV; this comes from the coding sequence GTGGCCAGTACAGATCGACTTCGGCAGATCACGGACGCCGTGCGCGAGGCGGGCCGGATGGGCGTCACGGAACTCGCCGGACTCACCGGCGCTTCGGAGATGACCATCCGGCGCGACCTGGAGACGCTCGCCGACCAGGGCGTCCTCGAGCGCTACCGCGGCGGCGCCCGCAGCCTGCTGCTGCGCGGCGAGGAACCGCCCTTCGCGCTGCGGGAACAGGACGGCATCGAGGCCAAGCGGCGCATCGCCGCCGAGGTCGCCGGGCTCATCGCCGACGGCGAGTCCGTCGTCGTCGACAGCGGCACGACCTGCCTGGAAGTGGCCCGCGTACTGGCGCACCGCAGGGTGACCGTCATGCCACTGTCCCTGCACGCGGTGCACGCGCTGACCGGGGCGCCGCAGGTGACGCTGCTCGTGCCCGGCGGGCGGCCGCGGCCCGGCGAGCTCGCGCTCACGGGGCCGCTGACCGCCGCGTCACTGGCGGCCCTACGCTTCGACACGGCCGTCATCGGCTGCTGCGGGCTCACCGCAGCGGACGGCCTGACCGCCTACGACCTGGACGACGCCGCCGTGAAACGCGCCGCGATCGGCTCGGCCCGCCGGGTCATCGCCGTCGCGGAAGCGGCCAAGCTCTCCCGTACCGCCCTGGCGTTCGTCGCGCCCGCCACCGCCCTGCACGCCGTCGTCACGGACACCTCGGCGCGGGACGAGGAGACCGACGCGCTCGCCACGGCGGGCGTGACCGTACGAAAGGTATGA
- a CDS encoding alkyl/aryl-sulfatase produces the protein MPEKSEYVEPIEPSAAVAAANRKAAEAANAADEKDGKDFADASRFQIAPPDVPVIMSRKNPEKVVWDFTAYEFLEPDTRTEMATVNGSLHRQGELTAISGLFQVTSCREYRVYQVRGYDLSNMTIIEHDSGLVIIDPLACYETARAALQLFRDKTELTKEQRPVKGLVYTHCHVDHFGGARGVFAELGDPLEPGVPVVAPDGFLEHAISENVYAGPAMARRAQYMYAAQLDKGPTGQVGSGLGLTISTGEVTLVPPTVYIGGPEHQPVAKNSWKSSYVIPWRPGLYAYEGFGFPLVLQLTPGTEAPAEMNIYLPDARTLCIAENATHTMHNILSLRGAQVRDAHAWSKYLTEAIQTFGKETDVLFASHHWPMWAEVENEEPGEKVSNKRILEFLNKQRDMYGYLNDQSLRMINAGYTGIEISDRLEALPEGLRDHWYNQGYYGSMSHNLKAVYQRYMGWYDGNPAHLWELPPAQAGAAYVAAMGGAEAVVDAAQLAYDSDTSGGFRWAAELLNHVIFAAAAEDGSPLAEPQVTRAKELQAKVFTQLGYGSENGTWRNAYLTGAQEVVDGPQPLITSQTSADLIRSTTLDQYFSALARSVDGPTAAEQYREPIALNWVFTDENGVATGDTCTTTLRNGVLVFVEGGDRFVEAPAATIKLTRRALDELAESPGFKENFNKAVQDKKIALEGDKAQAATDAVFGTLTLPDPKFPIVTPHQPN, from the coding sequence ATGCCCGAAAAGTCTGAGTACGTCGAGCCCATCGAGCCCTCGGCCGCCGTCGCCGCGGCGAATCGCAAGGCTGCCGAGGCGGCCAACGCCGCCGACGAGAAGGACGGCAAGGACTTCGCCGATGCCAGCAGGTTCCAGATCGCCCCGCCCGACGTCCCGGTGATCATGTCCCGCAAGAACCCGGAGAAGGTGGTCTGGGACTTCACCGCCTACGAGTTCCTGGAGCCGGACACGCGCACGGAGATGGCGACGGTCAACGGCAGCCTGCACCGGCAGGGCGAACTGACCGCCATTTCCGGGCTGTTCCAGGTCACGTCCTGTCGCGAATACCGCGTCTACCAGGTTCGCGGCTACGACCTGTCCAACATGACGATCATCGAGCACGACTCGGGTCTGGTCATCATCGATCCGCTCGCCTGCTACGAGACCGCACGGGCCGCCTTACAGCTGTTCCGGGACAAGACGGAGCTGACCAAGGAGCAGCGGCCCGTCAAGGGGCTGGTCTACACCCACTGCCACGTCGACCACTTCGGCGGCGCCCGCGGCGTCTTCGCCGAGCTGGGCGATCCGCTGGAGCCGGGGGTCCCGGTCGTCGCGCCGGACGGCTTCCTGGAGCACGCGATCAGCGAGAACGTCTACGCGGGTCCGGCCATGGCGCGGCGCGCGCAGTACATGTACGCGGCGCAGCTGGACAAGGGCCCCACGGGGCAGGTCGGTTCGGGCCTGGGCCTGACGATCTCCACGGGTGAGGTGACGCTCGTTCCGCCGACCGTCTACATCGGCGGGCCGGAGCACCAGCCGGTCGCCAAGAACTCCTGGAAGAGCTCGTACGTCATCCCCTGGCGGCCGGGTCTGTACGCCTACGAAGGGTTCGGCTTCCCGCTGGTCCTCCAGCTCACGCCGGGCACCGAGGCCCCGGCGGAGATGAACATCTACCTCCCGGACGCCAGGACACTGTGCATCGCGGAGAACGCCACGCACACCATGCACAACATCCTCAGCCTGCGCGGCGCGCAGGTCCGGGACGCGCACGCCTGGTCCAAGTACCTCACCGAGGCGATCCAGACCTTCGGCAAGGAGACCGACGTCCTGTTCGCCTCGCACCACTGGCCGATGTGGGCCGAGGTGGAGAACGAGGAGCCGGGCGAGAAGGTGTCCAACAAGCGCATCCTCGAATTCCTGAACAAGCAGCGCGACATGTACGGCTACCTCAACGACCAGTCGCTGCGCATGATCAACGCCGGTTACACCGGCATCGAGATCTCCGACCGGCTCGAAGCCCTCCCGGAGGGCCTGCGCGACCACTGGTACAACCAGGGCTACTACGGCTCGATGAGCCACAACCTCAAGGCGGTCTACCAGCGCTACATGGGTTGGTACGACGGCAACCCGGCCCACCTGTGGGAGCTGCCGCCCGCTCAGGCGGGAGCGGCCTACGTGGCGGCGATGGGGGGCGCGGAGGCCGTGGTCGACGCGGCCCAGCTCGCTTATGACAGCGACACCTCGGGAGGCTTCCGCTGGGCCGCCGAGCTGCTCAACCACGTCATCTTCGCGGCCGCGGCCGAAGACGGCAGCCCGCTGGCCGAGCCGCAGGTCACCCGGGCGAAGGAGCTGCAGGCCAAGGTCTTCACCCAGCTCGGCTACGGCAGCGAGAACGGCACCTGGCGCAACGCCTACCTCACCGGCGCCCAGGAGGTCGTGGACGGCCCGCAGCCGCTGATCACCAGCCAGACGTCCGCCGACCTGATCCGCAGCACCACGTTGGACCAGTACTTCTCCGCGCTCGCCCGGAGCGTGGACGGGCCGACGGCCGCCGAGCAGTACCGCGAGCCGATCGCGCTCAACTGGGTCTTCACCGACGAGAACGGCGTGGCGACCGGCGACACGTGCACCACGACGCTCCGCAACGGCGTGCTGGTCTTCGTCGAGGGCGGTGACCGCTTCGTCGAGGCGCCCGCGGCGACCATCAAGCTGACCCGCCGGGCGCTCGACGAACTGGCCGAGTCCCCCGGCTTCAAGGAGAACTTCAACAAGGCGGTGCAGGACAAGAAGATCGCCCTGGAGGGCGACAAGGCCCAGGCGGCGACCGACGCCGTCTTCGGCACGCTGACCCTCCCCGACCCGAAGTTCCCCATCGTCACCCCGCACCAGCCGAACTGA
- a CDS encoding TetR/AcrR family transcriptional regulator, whose product MAVDPQQRTRRRLTTEERREQLLSVGSRLFAQKPYDDVWIERVAEIAGVSRGLLYHYFPTKRDFFAAVVQRESERMLRLTAAVHGVPVREQITTGLDAFLGYVETHAHGFRAFHRAEAAGDPLVREVYGEGLAAQERQILAALAADPGAGELTQDLPTLRLAVRGWLAFMVAVCLEWLEEPDLTREQVRDLCAKALLGAITR is encoded by the coding sequence ATGGCCGTGGACCCGCAGCAGCGCACACGTCGCAGACTGACCACGGAGGAGCGCCGTGAGCAGCTGCTTTCGGTGGGGTCGCGGCTGTTCGCGCAGAAGCCGTACGACGATGTGTGGATCGAGCGCGTCGCGGAGATCGCCGGGGTCTCACGCGGCCTCCTGTACCACTACTTCCCGACCAAAAGGGACTTCTTCGCCGCCGTCGTCCAGCGCGAGAGCGAGCGGATGCTGCGCCTGACGGCGGCCGTCCACGGGGTGCCGGTGCGCGAGCAGATCACCACCGGACTCGACGCGTTCCTCGGCTATGTGGAGACCCACGCGCACGGCTTCCGGGCGTTCCACCGGGCCGAGGCGGCGGGCGACCCGCTGGTGCGCGAGGTCTACGGGGAGGGTCTCGCCGCCCAGGAACGGCAGATCCTCGCGGCCCTCGCCGCCGACCCGGGCGCGGGGGAACTCACCCAGGACTTGCCCACGCTGCGCCTCGCCGTACGGGGCTGGCTCGCCTTCATGGTGGCCGTCTGCCTGGAGTGGCTGGAGGAGCCGGACCTGACGCGGGAACAGGTGCGGGACCTGTGCGCGAAGGCCCTGCTCGGCGCGATCACGCGCTGA